One stretch of Candidatus Baltobacteraceae bacterium DNA includes these proteins:
- the dnaN gene encoding DNA polymerase III subunit beta — protein MKFTCSTKDIASAVGAASKIVNAHTTVPILSNVLLTSDEGQIRVRATDLELTLEHAFPAEVQEAGAVTIPAKLFSGYLGNLPAGMLELSGSPTRASVKVERSNYDFHALPADEYPPLPPSQKGATFTLPAKRFREGVSSTIFAASSEEARGAVLMGTLLELEGSALTMVATDGYRLAKWQTTLEEPHKGTALKFIVPSRALAEAARNLGSAESVTLTALGTQGNQLSLTAGEVTIVVRLVDGQYPNYQQVIPAKFDRSTTVNTSALIGALRRAELVAGDRASMVKMQVTNQNLIITANSDVAGNAFEELEVEQTGEDLTIAFNARYLVEILTHVDSPQSVMEFLGPLSPAAIRPLEPVSGSMLLYVLMPLRQ, from the coding sequence GTGAAGTTTACTTGTAGCACTAAGGACATCGCCTCCGCGGTCGGCGCGGCGAGCAAGATCGTGAACGCGCATACGACGGTGCCGATACTCTCGAACGTCTTGCTGACCAGCGACGAAGGGCAGATTCGGGTACGGGCCACCGATCTCGAGCTCACGCTCGAGCACGCATTTCCGGCCGAAGTGCAAGAGGCCGGCGCGGTAACGATTCCGGCCAAGCTCTTCAGCGGTTACCTCGGTAATCTGCCGGCGGGGATGCTGGAACTGAGCGGCTCACCAACGCGCGCAAGCGTCAAGGTAGAGCGTTCGAATTACGATTTTCACGCTCTGCCTGCGGACGAGTACCCCCCGTTGCCGCCCTCCCAAAAAGGCGCGACGTTCACGCTTCCTGCCAAACGATTCCGGGAAGGCGTCAGCTCGACGATCTTCGCGGCATCCAGCGAGGAAGCACGCGGCGCCGTTTTAATGGGGACGCTGCTGGAGCTCGAAGGCTCGGCCCTCACGATGGTCGCGACCGACGGTTACCGTCTCGCGAAGTGGCAGACGACCCTTGAGGAACCGCACAAGGGAACTGCGCTCAAATTCATCGTACCATCACGTGCGCTTGCCGAAGCCGCGCGCAATCTCGGCAGTGCCGAAAGCGTCACGCTCACGGCGTTGGGCACGCAGGGGAATCAGCTCTCGCTCACTGCGGGCGAAGTCACGATCGTCGTTCGGCTCGTCGACGGACAGTATCCGAACTACCAGCAAGTAATCCCGGCCAAGTTCGACCGCTCGACGACCGTCAACACGAGCGCCCTCATCGGAGCCCTCCGTCGCGCCGAGCTCGTCGCGGGCGACCGCGCCAGCATGGTGAAGATGCAGGTGACCAATCAGAACCTAATCATCACCGCCAATTCCGATGTCGCAGGCAACGCTTTCGAGGAGCTCGAGGTCGAGCAAACCGGCGAGGATCTCACGATTGCGTTCAATGCACGGTACCTGGTCGAGATACTGACCCACGTCGACTCGCCGCAATCAGTCATGGAGTTCTTGGGGCCGCTCTCACCGGCAGCGATCCGTCCGCTGGAACCGGTCTCGGGTAGCATGCTCCTGTACGTCTTGATGCCTCTGCGGCAATAA